CATTACCGCAATCTCGGCCGTGGGCCAGGCAAAGTTAAAGTCGCCCCGGATGTGCTTGGAAGACATCACATCGTAGGCACCACCATAAGCCTTACGGGTAATTACCGTTATCTTTGGCACCGTCGCCTCACAGTAGGCATAAAGCAACTTTGCGCCGTGCCGGATGATGCCACCGTACTCCTGTGCCGTACCGGGCAAAAATCCAGGCACATCAACAAAGGTGACAATCGGGATGTTAAACGCATCACAGAACCGCACAAACCGCGCGCCCTTGACCGAGGCGTCAATGTCCAGACAGCCGGCAAGAAACTTTGGCTGATTGCCCACAACACCCACCACCATCCCATCCATCCGGGCAAACCCGATAATTATATTCTTTGCCCAGTGCTGCTGGACCTCAAAAAAACTCCCCTGGTCAACAACCCTTTGAATTATCGCCAGCATATCGTAAGGCTTGCGCGGGTCATCGGGCATAATCTCCTCAATCCCTTCAACATCCCGGTCTGCCCGGTCCCGCGATTCAATACGCGGTGGCTTCTCCCGGTTGTTCTGGGGCAGATAGGTCATTAACTTCCGAATCCGCTCCAGCAAATCCCGGTCGTCAATGTCTTTGAAATGGGCGACCCCGGAAACCGCATTGTGTGTATCCGCCCCACCCAATTTCTCCTTGGTCACCTCCTCTTTGGTTACCGCTTTTATCACCTCCGGACCGGTGATGAACATATAACTGGTCCGCTCGGTCATAAAGATAAAATCGGTCAATGCCGGCGAATAAACCGCACCCCCAGCACAGGGACCCATCACCGCTGAAATCTGCGGTATAACCCCGGATGCCAGGGTGTTGCGCAAAAAGATGTCCGCATAACCACCTAAACTCTCCACCCCCTCCTGAATCCTTGCCCCACCGGAATCGTTCAAGCCGATAACCGGCATCCCAACCTTCATCGCCAGGTCCATAATCTTACACACCTTCTCAGCGAACACCTTAGAAAGCGTGCCGCCAAATACGGTAAAATCCTGGGAAAACACCGCCACGGGCCGGTTGTGAATCCTGCCATAACCGGTAACCACCGCATCACCCGGAATCTTCTTCTTATCCATCCCGAAGTCAACGCAACTGTGGACCCGCAGCCGGTCCAATTCCACAAAACTCCCTTTGTCCAGAAGCAGGTCAATCCGCTCCCTGGCGGTCAGTTTCCCTTCCTCATGCTGCTTTTTAATTCGCTCCTCGCCGCCACCCTTCAACGCCTCTGCGGTCCGACGGCGCAACTCCTCCATCACACGCTCATAATTTGACATATATAACTGATAGTAAAAACATCTCAACCCCCTGTCAACTGATTACGATTTACCAGCCGATTATGAGCCCAATTTTAGCCGGAAAATCCATCCTGTTCAGAATAACTATAATCACCCCTTTAATCTTAGCCATTACAGTCATCCTCAGAAAACCGGCTATCTCCTCGATAACACTTGACTAATCATACCCTGCCACTTCACCCTTTTCTGGACCAGATTTTACTTCACCTATCAGCACCAGAAATGCGGGACAGGTACCCGCTCCTTGAACCTAAGCTTTGAACCCAAAAACCGTCCCGGGAACGGCTCATTGGCAAGCCCTGTGCTGGCGGGCTGAAATCCAATAACATTTTGTAATTTAGACGCTTACAGGGCGTCTTTACAACTGCACCGTGAGATTTTTCAATTTCCGGGCTCTAAATATAGGGACCTATCCTTGACCAGCATCATCACAGGGTTAAACTATATCCGATTATGAGAAAAATTTTACCCCTTGTTATTGTCCTGTGTTGCCCTTTTTTTATCCAGGCAGATGAAATCCCTTCAATAAAAGACACGATTGTGATTAAAGAATGGCTGGTCTGCGGTCCGTTCTCGGTTGGGGTGCGTGAAGGTATAACCGAAGCGATTGAAGATGTTGCTAACCTTGCGCCCCGGGAAGGTGACACCCTGCGCTCCAGTCTAATTCAGGGTGGAGTGGTAAACTGGCACAAAGTAACCGCCGACTCATCCGGCTGGCTAAAAACCGATTACCAGCAGGTGCGCTGGGACACAATCGCCGACTACTACGGCATTGCCGGCATAATGGCAACCGGCTACGCCTATGCCGCACTGAATCTACCCAATCGGTGCCGGGCTCTTGTTGTCCCGACCAAACTGGGCGGATTTATTTTGAATGGCAAAGGGTATATAGGTGATGTCTATGCCAACAACTGGTTCAAAGTACCGGTGACTCTTGACTCGGGCACAAATCGAATCATTTTGCGCCTTTCCGGTTTTGGGGACCAGCGGGTCCGATTCCTGTTGGTGCCCGTTGCCGAACCGATTATCACCATAACCGAAGATATTACCATCTGCGACCTCATCGCCGACTCCGGGTTTGTCACCTGGTGCGGACTGCCCCTCCTCAATACCACAACCGAACCAGTTGACCAAGTTCGGGTTTCGATGAAGATTGACACATTTGTTCTAACCGACACCGTCCTCAAAAACATCCCGGCACAGGGTGTAAAAAAGCCGGCGCTTAAACTGCAACTTCCCCCGCTCCCTTTTGACAGCGCGGGCTATCCAATGGTCATCTCCCTGCATTATCAGAACTGGACCCGCACCGACACCATAACCTTACGCTCCCGCAAAATCACCCAAGCCCACAAAATAACATTCCTTTCCGAGATTGACTCCTCGTGCCAGTACTATGCGGTTCTCTATCCGGAGAATTACGACCCGAAAAAAAGTTATGGGTTAATCCTTTCCCTGCATGGCGCCGGAGTTGAGGCGTCAGGCCTTGCCGAATGTTTCAAGCCCAAAGATTGGGCGTTTATTGTCTGTCCCACCAACCGCCGGCCTTACGGTTTTGACTGGCAGGACTGGGGCAGACTGGATGCGCTTGAGGTTTTACAGCAGGCGAAAAAAAGTTTCCCGATTGACCCGGACCGGGTGGTTTTGACGGGCCATTCTATGGGCGGACACGGCACCTGGCACATCGGACTTGCCCATTGTGACCAGTTTGCCGCGATTGCACCGGCTGCAGGCTGGCCCTCCTTACCCCTCTATGTACCAACCTTCCTGCAAAAGAGCAATACTTTTGCTGAACCGGCAAAACTGATGGTGCGTGATATGGCAATGCGACCCGACAATGTCCCGGCGTTTCTGGAAAACGCCCGGAACCTGCCGGTCTTTATCCTTCACGGTGGCGATGATGACAATGTACCCGCCCTGCACGGACGAAACTTTGCCCTCTGGCTCGATGCCCTTAACTACAACTACGAGTATAAAGAGGTACCTGGCCAGAAACACTGGTGGAGTTATGAGGATGGCACGGTCTGTGTTGACGACACCAGTTTGATGCGCTTCTTAAAGCAAACCCGCCGAAACCAAGGTCCCAGGCACATCAGATTCCGCACCGCGGACATCGCTCAGTCTAACTCCTGTTACTGGGTAAAAATCGACCGGGTCGAAAATGTTGGCTACGACGCCTGCCTTGAAGGGTTTGCCACCGACTCAGTGGTCAAACTTTTCACCGCAAACATCAAGCAGTTAACCCTCAACTTTGACCAGCAACTGTTTTTCTCCGGCACCATCCGGCTGGAGATTGACGGCAAAACTGTGCTCGCCAATCTAACTCTTCCCCGTACCATCGTCGTCCATAAAACCCGGCACGGCTGGAAAATAGGTCCAATTCGAACCGCAAAACTTCACAAAACCCCGGAACTTTACGGTCCGGCAAAACAGGTAATGATGAAGCCGTTTACCATCGTGTATGGCACACAGAATCCCGAAGTTGCTGACTTTTTGCATCACGCGGCAAATCAGGAGGCGCTGCGCTGGTTTTTAATTGGCAACGGCAACACCGAAATCGTCCCGGACACCGCACCCATCCCCTTGAACCGTAACCTGATTCTGTTGGGCGGACCAGAAGAAAACCGGTTCACCAGCCGCATTGCCAAGCAGTTGCCGCTAACCGTCAGGGATGGCAAACTGCGCTCTTCTCTACCCGGTCTGCAAGAAGAAAGTGTTGCGGTTGTTCTCTCCTATCCCAATCCGCTCAACCCGGAAAAACTTGTCCTTATCCGGATGGGCACTGACCCGCAATCAACCAAACTGTCCTTTTTCTGGGGTGTAATCGGTTCCGGCACCGCAATCCCTGACTTTTTGGTTTTCGACCGCCGGGTAAGAAGGTACGGCTGGGCAGGAGTTCGGGCTGCCGGCTTCTTTGACCCGGACTGGAAGTTTGACCCAAAGACCACATTTATCGGAAAATAGATGGAACAGGTCACACTTTTAGCACCGGCGAAACTCAATCTTGGATTATGGGTTGGCAAGAAGCGAAGCGACGGGTTTCATGAGATTGTGACCACTATGGTACCGCTTGAATTCGGGGATACGGTGCAAATTAAAAAGAACCGCTCCGGACTCACATTGAAAATCACGGGCATCCAGTTAAACATCACGCCGGAACAGAACCTTGCATACAGGGCGGCAAACCTGTTTTTTCGGCAAATAAAAATCCCGCCCTGCTGTTCCATTAAAATCCACAAGCGCATCCCACCCGGTTCCGGCCTTGGTGGTGGTTCCAGCGATGCCGCTGCCGTACTACTCGGGCTGTCTGCGCTGTTTGATTTCCCCATCGCACCGAAAACCCTGCACCGCCTTGCTTCCCAGCTGGGCAGTGATGTCCCATTTTTTCTGCGCGGTTCCGCCTGTGTTGCCCGGGGCAGAGGCGAACGGCTACGAAAAATCCGCCTTCCCCTGTTGAACTTCATGCTCTTAATCCCCAAATTTGGCATCAATACCGCCTGGGCTTATCAGGCTCTTGACCGGCAACGGCGACATTTGACACCATCGCCGATTTCCCCTAAAATACTGGCGTTAAAGTTGAGGCGCAATGAACCGGCAGGGGTCGCAGCGCAACTTTACAACAGTTTTGAACCGGTAGTTTGCCGCCGGTTTCCAGAACTGAAACGGGCAAAAGCCCTGCTTTTAAAAAAAGGCGCCTGTGCGGCAAGCCTGTCCGGTTCCGGCAGTACGGTCTATGGCCTGTTTATAGGACCTGACCCGATGGCCGTGTTGAAGTTGACGAAACGAGAACTCGCTAGTTTCTCCGCAATTTTCACCCGGTCAAGACCGAATTGCCGCAACAATTGGGGTGTTGTCTAACTGGCAGGACACAGGACTTTGGATCCTGGCGTGAAGGTTCGACTCCTTCCACCCCAGCGTACTAAACCGTAAACCCGGTTGCGGGAGGAAAGGATGGCAGAAGAGTTGAAACTGTTTTCGGGACGGGCAAACCGGCCCCTGGCAGAAAAGATTTCCCGGCATCTTGATATTCCTCTCGGTGCCGCTGAGATAACTAACTTTGCCGATGGTGAAATCCGTATCACCATCAATGAGAATGTTCGAGGTAAAGATGTGTTTGTTCTTCAACCGACCCCGCCGCCTGGAGACAACATCCTCGAACTACTTCTGATGGTTGACGCCCTGAAGCGCGCCTCAGCCCGCCGTATCACCGCGGTTATCCCTTATTACGGTTATGCCCGACAGGACCGAAAAGACAAACCCCGGGTTCCGCTTTCGGCAAAACTGATTGCCAATCTGTTAACCCGTGCCGGTATCGACCGGCTGTTGACGATGGATCTGCACGCCGACCAGATTCAGGGGTATTTTGACATCCCGGTAGACCATCTCTTTTCCACGCCCGTTTTGGTTAAACATTTTGCCTCCCGGACCGAAAATCTTGTTGTGGTTGCGCCCGACACCGGTCGGGCAAATCGGGCAAGAGGCTTTGCCGAACGCCTGGGAGACAAGATTCCCATCGCCATCATCGACAAACGCCGCGCCGCTCCGAACCAGAGCGAGGCGCTGCGGGTGGTCGGTGATGTTGACGGAATGGATGCGCTCATCTTTGACGATATGATTGACACCGGTGGCACTTTACTCCGCGCTGCTGCGGCGCTGCTCAACGCTGGCGCCCGTTCGGTCAGTGCCACCGCAACCCATGGTATCTTTTCCCGTAATGCGGTACAACTTATCGGTGAATCACCACTTACCGAGGTGGTGATAACCGACACCATTTACCAACCGCCGGAAAAGAACCATCCCAAAATCAAGGTGCTTTCCGTTTCCGCGTTACTGGCGGAAGCAATTTTAAGAATTCACCGCGAGGAGTCGGTAAGTTCACTTTTTATATAAAGGAGAGTTATGGCACAAATCAAGGCAAAAATCAGACTTGAAACTGGAAAATCAAAAGTGCGCAAAATGCGCCGGGCAGGACAGCTGCCCGCAGTAATGTATGGCCACGGCGACCCGTCAACGCTTCTGACCCTGTCCGCCCACGAATTTCAGCAGGTACTCCGCGATTTGAAAGGACGTACGCCGATTGTTGACCTCGAAATTGACGGTCAGGGTGTTGTCCGCTGTGTCATCAAAACGATTCAGCGCAACCCGATCAACAACACCTTCCTCCACATCGACTTCCAGAAGGTTCACGCCGATGAGAAGATTACGATGAATGTACCGGTTCTGCTCCACGGCACCGCCATTGGTGTAAAACAGGGTGGGATGCTCGAACTCCTGCTCCACGAAATCCCGGTGCGGGCAACTATTGATAAAATCCCCGAGCATATTGACATCGACATCACCAACCTGAAAATGGGACACTCAATCCACATCTCCGACCTGAAGTACGAAGGAATTGAATTTCTCCTGCCGGCTGAATCGGCAATCGTCACCATCCTTACACCTCGTAAACTTGCCGCGGCAATTGAAACCCCGGCGCCCACTGAAGCCGTGGCGGAACCCGAAGTGATTAAGGAAAAGAAGAAAGAGGAAGGTGAAGAAGAGGCGACCCCAGAGAAAGGTAAGGCGGGTGAGGAAAAGAAGGAGAAAAAAGAGGAAAAGAAGAAGGAAAAGTAAGATGACCATCTTCGGCCTGGGGAACCCGGGAACGCGTTACGCCCAGACGCGGCACAACATCGGGTTTATGACCCTTGATACGCTTGCCCGACGTCTGGGTGTAAAGTTCCATCACCAACCAGGCAGGTTCCTGTCACGTGCCCGCTGTGGTGAAAGCGAACTAATCTTGGTCAAACCACTCCTCTATATGAACGAATCGGGTGTCGTGGTCAAGGAACAACTAACAACCCAGCCCGATGAATTCCTTGTGGTCGTCGATGACCTTGCCCTGCCCTTTGGCATGCTCCGGCTGCGGCCCAAAGGTTCGGATGGTGGCCACAAAGGCCTTGCCTCAATAATCTATCACCTGAACCGAAACGACTTTCCCCGTCTGCGCATCGGCATCGGTGCCCCGCAGGGAATGGATGCGGTACAATATGTCCTTTCGCCCTTTACTCCGGAGGAAACAAAACTCCTGCCCGAAATCCTCGAACGTGCCGCTAACGCCTGCATCTCCGTGGTTACCGATGGCTTACAAAAGGCGATGAATCGAATTAACGCCCCTGCCCCGTGTGAACTAACCCGGCAAACATCTTCTACCGAGGGATTATGAAGGTCGGAATTGTCGGCTTACCCAATGTCGGTAAAACTTCGCTATTTAACATCCTGACCGGTGCCCATGCCCGCGTTGACCTGTTTCCCTTCACCACGATTGAAAAGAATGTCGGAGTCGTAACCGTCCCGGATGAAAGGCTGGAAACGCTTGCCCGGATAATAAAACCCCGGAAAGTCACACCGGCGCACATCGACTTTGTTGACATCGCCGGATTGGTAAAAGGTGCCAGTCAGGGTGAAGGACTGGGCAACAAATTTCTTGCCCACATCCGGGAGTCGCATCTCATCCTCCACCTCGTGCGCAATTTCACCGCCCCTGACATCACCCATATCTTTGACACCGTGGACCCGGAACGGGATGTGGCGGTTGTGGAAAGCGAACTGGCGCTCGCCGACCTCGCAATTGTCGAACGCCGCCTTGCCAGCGCCCGCAAAGAGCCGGCAACACCGGAAAGAGACACCCTCATTTCAGCACTCGAGAAATTAAGCGCGGCACTCAGCCAGGGTTTTGACGCACCGCCGCTCACCGCCGAGGAAAGACAGGTGGTAAAAGAGTTCAACCTGTTTATCCTCAAACCGGTTGTCTACTGTATCAACTGCAGCGATGAACAGCCTGCCGACCCCAATAAATTCCCCCGGCTTGCCACTCGCACCAACCTGCTCTTCTCTGCTGCCCTGGAACAGGAGATTGCCGAACTTCCAGAACCAGACAAACGCGAGTTGCGTTCCAGTCTCAACCTTGCGCCCGAAGGACCAGCGGGCATCGTCCGTCAATGTTTCGCAGCATTGAACCTCATCCGTTTCTACACGGTCAAAGGCGAAGAGTCACGTGCTTGGTCTGCGCCCCGTGGTACCACTGCGCTTGAAGCCGCCTATATGATTCACACCGACATTGGCAAGGGTTTTATCAAAGCGGAGGTCGTATCCTATCAGGACCTTGTTGCCGCGGGTGGTTTCAAAACAGCCCATGAGGCAGGTAAGGTGAAAATTGAAGGAAAAAATTATCAAATACAGGACGGCGATGTCCTGTTAATCAGATTTAAATAAAAAGGAGGACCTGTGAACAATTATGAACTAACATTAATCGTTAACCCCAACCTCTCGGAAAAAGATGGAGAGCGGCTTCAAGAGGAGCTGGTTAACCTCTTGAAAAACCACGGTGCCGGGAAGTTCTACGACATTCGCACCGAACGCCGCGCCCTCGCCTATCCGGTTCGTAAACACCGCGAAGGCATCTACTTCTTCATCACCTTTCTTGGTCCTGCCGACCTACCGGAAAAGGTTCGCCAGGACCTGATGCACCGCGAGGAGATTCTCCGGTTGTCATTTTTCCGTCTGCCCCATCCACCTGCCGGCACCGAACCAGCAACCCAGCCCGGCGCTTCGGCTCCATCCGAAGCTGCCACACCCGGTGAGGTGTCCAATGAATGAACAATCCCGTAACAGTTCAGGCAATCTGCGGCTCGGCTATCTCAACACCGTGATTATTATGGGAAGACTCACCGCTGATGCCGACCTCCGCTACACGCCCAAGGGCACGCCGGTCTGTTCCTTTCGCATTGCGGTCAACCGCCGCTTCAAAGAGAACGACGAAAACTGGAAAGACGAAACTTACTTCTTCAGTGTTACTATCTGGGCAAAACTGGCAGAGCGCCTTAGTGAACGGCTCAAAAAGGGAACCGCGGTATTGATCAATGGTGAGTTACGCAGCCGCAGCTGGGAAACCCCAACCGGTGAAAAACGGAGTGAGGTCAACATCTACGGACGCAATGTGCAGATTCTCGACCGCAGTGCCGCACCCGGTCCCGAGGAAACAGATATCGACGCCATTCCACCCGTTGATGAAGAACCCGACATCCCGAAAGACCAGCTCGATGACATCCCCTTCTGAAACCTAAAAGTGGCGTTTGGGCTTCAACAAGGCAAAGATTGACAAAGGGTAATATTTCTGGTATAAAGATTGTTACGATGAAAACTTCGATAGCAAAAAAGTCGGAAATAAAAGGCGAATGGTATCTGATTGATGCCAACAAGCAGGTTCTGGGCCGGCTGGCAACCCGCATCGCCCGCCTGCTTATGGGCAAACACCGCCCGAACTACACCCCGCATATCGATGCTGGAGACCATGTGGTGGTAATCAACGCCGGCGGTATTCGGTTAACCGGTAATAAAACAGAGCAGAAGATGTACTACCGACACTCCACCCTGCCGGGAAAACTGAAGGTGCGAACCTACCGGCAGGTGGTTGAACGATTTCCCACCCGTCCTCTGCAACTGGCGGTGCGCCGCATGCTACCGAAAAACCGCCTTCAGGCAAAACGGATTCGCCGTCTCCACATCTATGTCGGTGCTGAGCATCCTCACCAGGCACAGAAACTTATACCGGTAACCATAGAATAATATGAACCAAGTATACTTTGCAACTGGCTCGCGCAAAACCGCCGTCGCCAAAGTCCGGCTTATCCCGGGCACCACGGAAAGCACGGTCAATGGCAAACCGTTTGAAACCTACTTTGGCCGCAACGACTTGGTGCGCGTGGCTTTCGCGCCCCTTGAGATAACCGGCACTCGTGGTACATTTGGAATCAAATGTACCGTAGAAGGCGGCGGATTATCCGCTCAGGCTGGAGCGGTAGCGCTGGGTGCGGCACGGGCATTGTTGACCTACAACCCGGAACTGCGCGCCCAGCTTAAGGCGGCAGCGCTGCTAAAGCGCGACCCGCGAGAAAAAGAAAGAATGAAGTATGGATTGGCAAAAAGAAGGAAGCGGTTCCAGTGGACCAAACGTTAAACATTAAACAACTACTTGAAGCCGGGCTCCATTTCGGACATCACTCCCGGCGTTGGAACCCGAAGATGAAACCCTACATCTTCGGGAAAAGAAATGGTATCTTCATCATCGACCTCGAAAAGACGCTCGAGCGGTTACGCACCGCCTACGATGTCGTACGTTCGATAACCGAATCCGGCAAAGAGATTATCTTCGTCGGCACCAAACCCCAGGCAAAACCGATAATCGAAGAAGAGGCAAAACGCTGTAACTCCTGCTATGTTACCGAACGCTGGGTCGGCGGCATCCTTACCAACTTTGAGGTCATCGCCACCCGTATTAGCCGACTGGCAAAACTTGAGCAGTTGCTCAATCAACCGCAGCTCAATGCCACAAAGAAAGAGGCGCTGCGCCTGCAACGGGAGTACCGGAAACTGGCAAAACTGTTCGCCGGTCTCCAGCAACTGGACCGGCTGCCCGGAGCGATATTTGTTGTCGACCCGGTACGGGAAGCCACCGCCGTGGCAGAAGCCCGTCGGATGAAAATTCCGATTATCGCCCTGATTGACACCAATGGCGACCCGGAACTGATTGACTATCCGATACCGGGGAATGACGATGCGCTGCGCT
The candidate division WOR-3 bacterium DNA segment above includes these coding regions:
- the rpsB gene encoding 30S ribosomal protein S2, which produces MDQTLNIKQLLEAGLHFGHHSRRWNPKMKPYIFGKRNGIFIIDLEKTLERLRTAYDVVRSITESGKEIIFVGTKPQAKPIIEEEAKRCNSCYVTERWVGGILTNFEVIATRISRLAKLEQLLNQPQLNATKKEALRLQREYRKLAKLFAGLQQLDRLPGAIFVVDPVREATAVAEARRMKIPIIALIDTNGDPELIDYPIPGNDDALRSIRLVTSIIANAVMEGKKQFETEGMGAEEQSREV
- the ychF gene encoding redox-regulated ATPase YchF — translated: MKVGIVGLPNVGKTSLFNILTGAHARVDLFPFTTIEKNVGVVTVPDERLETLARIIKPRKVTPAHIDFVDIAGLVKGASQGEGLGNKFLAHIRESHLILHLVRNFTAPDITHIFDTVDPERDVAVVESELALADLAIVERRLASARKEPATPERDTLISALEKLSAALSQGFDAPPLTAEERQVVKEFNLFILKPVVYCINCSDEQPADPNKFPRLATRTNLLFSAALEQEIAELPEPDKRELRSSLNLAPEGPAGIVRQCFAALNLIRFYTVKGEESRAWSAPRGTTALEAAYMIHTDIGKGFIKAEVVSYQDLVAAGGFKTAHEAGKVKIEGKNYQIQDGDVLLIRFK
- the rpsF gene encoding 30S ribosomal protein S6 codes for the protein MNNYELTLIVNPNLSEKDGERLQEELVNLLKNHGAGKFYDIRTERRALAYPVRKHREGIYFFITFLGPADLPEKVRQDLMHREEILRLSFFRLPHPPAGTEPATQPGASAPSEAATPGEVSNE
- a CDS encoding ribose-phosphate pyrophosphokinase; translation: MAEELKLFSGRANRPLAEKISRHLDIPLGAAEITNFADGEIRITINENVRGKDVFVLQPTPPPGDNILELLLMVDALKRASARRITAVIPYYGYARQDRKDKPRVPLSAKLIANLLTRAGIDRLLTMDLHADQIQGYFDIPVDHLFSTPVLVKHFASRTENLVVVAPDTGRANRARGFAERLGDKIPIAIIDKRRAAPNQSEALRVVGDVDGMDALIFDDMIDTGGTLLRAAAALLNAGARSVSATATHGIFSRNAVQLIGESPLTEVVITDTIYQPPEKNHPKIKVLSVSALLAEAILRIHREESVSSLFI
- a CDS encoding acyl-CoA carboxylase subunit beta is translated as MEELRRRTAEALKGGGEERIKKQHEEGKLTARERIDLLLDKGSFVELDRLRVHSCVDFGMDKKKIPGDAVVTGYGRIHNRPVAVFSQDFTVFGGTLSKVFAEKVCKIMDLAMKVGMPVIGLNDSGGARIQEGVESLGGYADIFLRNTLASGVIPQISAVMGPCAGGAVYSPALTDFIFMTERTSYMFITGPEVIKAVTKEEVTKEKLGGADTHNAVSGVAHFKDIDDRDLLERIRKLMTYLPQNNREKPPRIESRDRADRDVEGIEEIMPDDPRKPYDMLAIIQRVVDQGSFFEVQQHWAKNIIIGFARMDGMVVGVVGNQPKFLAGCLDIDASVKGARFVRFCDAFNIPIVTFVDVPGFLPGTAQEYGGIIRHGAKLLYAYCEATVPKITVITRKAYGGAYDVMSSKHIRGDFNFAWPTAEIAVMGSEGAVNIIFRKEISEASNPEERRRQLVAEYEAKFGNPFKAAELGYVDEVIEFKDTRRKIISGLRILENKELRNPWKKHGCIPL
- the rplM gene encoding 50S ribosomal protein L13 — its product is MKTSIAKKSEIKGEWYLIDANKQVLGRLATRIARLLMGKHRPNYTPHIDAGDHVVVINAGGIRLTGNKTEQKMYYRHSTLPGKLKVRTYRQVVERFPTRPLQLAVRRMLPKNRLQAKRIRRLHIYVGAEHPHQAQKLIPVTIE
- the rpsI gene encoding 30S ribosomal protein S9; this translates as MNQVYFATGSRKTAVAKVRLIPGTTESTVNGKPFETYFGRNDLVRVAFAPLEITGTRGTFGIKCTVEGGGLSAQAGAVALGAARALLTYNPELRAQLKAAALLKRDPREKERMKYGLAKRRKRFQWTKR
- a CDS encoding single-stranded DNA-binding protein, which gives rise to MNEQSRNSSGNLRLGYLNTVIIMGRLTADADLRYTPKGTPVCSFRIAVNRRFKENDENWKDETYFFSVTIWAKLAERLSERLKKGTAVLINGELRSRSWETPTGEKRSEVNIYGRNVQILDRSAAPGPEETDIDAIPPVDEEPDIPKDQLDDIPF
- a CDS encoding aminoacyl-tRNA hydrolase gives rise to the protein MTIFGLGNPGTRYAQTRHNIGFMTLDTLARRLGVKFHHQPGRFLSRARCGESELILVKPLLYMNESGVVVKEQLTTQPDEFLVVVDDLALPFGMLRLRPKGSDGGHKGLASIIYHLNRNDFPRLRIGIGAPQGMDAVQYVLSPFTPEETKLLPEILERAANACISVVTDGLQKAMNRINAPAPCELTRQTSSTEGL
- a CDS encoding prolyl oligopeptidase family serine peptidase gives rise to the protein MRKILPLVIVLCCPFFIQADEIPSIKDTIVIKEWLVCGPFSVGVREGITEAIEDVANLAPREGDTLRSSLIQGGVVNWHKVTADSSGWLKTDYQQVRWDTIADYYGIAGIMATGYAYAALNLPNRCRALVVPTKLGGFILNGKGYIGDVYANNWFKVPVTLDSGTNRIILRLSGFGDQRVRFLLVPVAEPIITITEDITICDLIADSGFVTWCGLPLLNTTTEPVDQVRVSMKIDTFVLTDTVLKNIPAQGVKKPALKLQLPPLPFDSAGYPMVISLHYQNWTRTDTITLRSRKITQAHKITFLSEIDSSCQYYAVLYPENYDPKKSYGLILSLHGAGVEASGLAECFKPKDWAFIVCPTNRRPYGFDWQDWGRLDALEVLQQAKKSFPIDPDRVVLTGHSMGGHGTWHIGLAHCDQFAAIAPAAGWPSLPLYVPTFLQKSNTFAEPAKLMVRDMAMRPDNVPAFLENARNLPVFILHGGDDDNVPALHGRNFALWLDALNYNYEYKEVPGQKHWWSYEDGTVCVDDTSLMRFLKQTRRNQGPRHIRFRTADIAQSNSCYWVKIDRVENVGYDACLEGFATDSVVKLFTANIKQLTLNFDQQLFFSGTIRLEIDGKTVLANLTLPRTIVVHKTRHGWKIGPIRTAKLHKTPELYGPAKQVMMKPFTIVYGTQNPEVADFLHHAANQEALRWFLIGNGNTEIVPDTAPIPLNRNLILLGGPEENRFTSRIAKQLPLTVRDGKLRSSLPGLQEESVAVVLSYPNPLNPEKLVLIRMGTDPQSTKLSFFWGVIGSGTAIPDFLVFDRRVRRYGWAGVRAAGFFDPDWKFDPKTTFIGK
- the ispE gene encoding 4-(cytidine 5'-diphospho)-2-C-methyl-D-erythritol kinase, which gives rise to MEQVTLLAPAKLNLGLWVGKKRSDGFHEIVTTMVPLEFGDTVQIKKNRSGLTLKITGIQLNITPEQNLAYRAANLFFRQIKIPPCCSIKIHKRIPPGSGLGGGSSDAAAVLLGLSALFDFPIAPKTLHRLASQLGSDVPFFLRGSACVARGRGERLRKIRLPLLNFMLLIPKFGINTAWAYQALDRQRRHLTPSPISPKILALKLRRNEPAGVAAQLYNSFEPVVCRRFPELKRAKALLLKKGACAASLSGSGSTVYGLFIGPDPMAVLKLTKRELASFSAIFTRSRPNCRNNWGVV
- a CDS encoding 50S ribosomal protein L25, which produces MAQIKAKIRLETGKSKVRKMRRAGQLPAVMYGHGDPSTLLTLSAHEFQQVLRDLKGRTPIVDLEIDGQGVVRCVIKTIQRNPINNTFLHIDFQKVHADEKITMNVPVLLHGTAIGVKQGGMLELLLHEIPVRATIDKIPEHIDIDITNLKMGHSIHISDLKYEGIEFLLPAESAIVTILTPRKLAAAIETPAPTEAVAEPEVIKEKKKEEGEEEATPEKGKAGEEKKEKKEEKKKEK